The following coding sequences are from one Spea bombifrons isolate aSpeBom1 chromosome 13, aSpeBom1.2.pri, whole genome shotgun sequence window:
- the DHX58 gene encoding ATP-dependent RNA helicase DHX58 isoform X1, which produces MELHDYQWKVIAPALEGKNIIIWLPTGSGKTRAALYVAMRHLEIKRNAKVAMIVNKVHLVHQHYSNEFQPLLKDKFRVISVSGDNGEEKFFFSQIVKENDVVICTAQILQNALTDDCKEKHVELTDFTLLIIDECHHTHKDGVYNKLMEGYLERKLRQERNLPQILGLTASPGTGRATGFEKAVDHILQICANLDTWKIMSAETQSIDTETKNKQPNKQYDLVTERGQDPFGDKLRDLMREIHNYLQDLDFCYSDFGTQIYEQKIVELEKEGCVEGNRKKRTCALHLRKYNDSLFAHDTVRMIDAFELLDNFYQEEKSIRTLEDPSERFLIQLFCDNRATLLALAKDLKFENPKLKKLEEILQERFQSSSGSRGIIFTKTRQSTHNLHDWIIANASLREIGIKTAALTGAGASNQTKHMTQKQQKEVIERFRHGHLNLLISTSVAEEGLDIPQCNIVVRYGLMTNETAMIQARGRARAENSCYSFLAKTGSRETRREKTNEYLETLMGEAIKHVQNMPAAEYARKINKLQMESIISRKLKNEKKKELKNLFKPEDVLFYCKGCDAAVACGSDFRTVEKTHHVNVNSNFEIYYQVSEGSVVLDKQMADWRPGRRVRCHCGQPWGMEMIYKAVTLPIIPIKSFVLQTPKGRRPVEHWKDAPFPVEEFDYELHCLEKFPHLFNDDSD; this is translated from the exons ATGGAGCTGCATGATTACCAGTGGAAGGTGATTGCCCCTGCTCTTGAGGGCAAGAATATCATAATCTGGCTTCCGACAGGCAGTGGCAAGACCAGAGCGGCGCTGTACGTAGCAATGAGACATCTTGAGATAAAGAGGAACGCCAAGGTGGCCATGATTGTGAACAAG GTACATCTAGTACATCAGCATTACAGCAATGAATTCCAGCCTCTTCTCAAGGACAAATTCAGGGTCATCTCTGTTAGTGGGGACAACGGGGAGGAAAAGTTCTTCTTTTCTCAAATAGTGAAGGAGAATGATGTCGTCATCTGTACAGCTCAGATCTTGCAAAATGCACTGACAGATGATTGTAAAGAGAAGCATGTGGAACTGACAG ATTTCACATTGTTAATCATCGATGAGTGTCACCATACGCACAAAGACGGCGTTTATAACAAACTAATGGAAGGTTACCTCGAGAGAAAGTTAAGGCAAGAGAGGAACCTGCCTCAGATTCTAGGACTTACGGCGTCTCCCGGTACCGGCAGAGCCACCGGCTTCGAGAAGGCCGTAGATCATATTCTGCAG ATCTGTGCCAACCTGGACACTTGGAAGATAATGTCGGCAGAGACCCAAAGTATCGACACGGAAACCAAAAACAAGCAGCCAAACAAGCAGTACGACCTAGTCACAGAACGGGGGCAG GATCCTTTTGGAGATAAGTTGAGGGATCTTATGAGAGAGATCCATAATTATCTACAAGACCTTGATTTCTGCTACTCAGACTTCGGCACACAGATATACGAACAAAAAATCGTGGAGCTGGAAAAAGAAG GTTGCGTGGAGGGAAACAGGAAGAAGAGAACGTGCGCTTTGCACTTGCGCAAGTACAATGATTCTCTTTTCGCGCATGATACCGTAAGAATGATCGACGCCTTTGAGCTTCTGGACAACTTCTACCAGGAGGAGAAAAGCATCAGGACCTTAGAAGACCCCTCCGAGCGCTTTCTCATTCAGTTATTTTGTG ATAATCGTGCCACGTTGTTGGCGTTGGCCAAAGATCTCAAATTTGAAAACCCCAAGTTGAAGAAATTGGAGGAGATCCTTCAGGAACGATTCCAGTCCAGCTCCGGTTCCAGAGGCATCATCTTTACGAAAACACGGCAAAGCACCCACAACCTGCATGACTGGATCATCGCCAACGCGTCCCTGCGGGAAATCGGAATAAAAACAGCGGCATTGACAGGAGCAGGCGCTAGCAATCAGACCAAGCACATGACCCAA AAACAGCAGAAAGAGGTCATTGAAAGATTTCGCCACGGGCACCTAAACCTTCTGATCTCCACAAGCGTGGCAGAGGAAGGCTTAGATATCCCACAATGCAACATCGTTGTGCGCTACGGCCTGATGACGAATGAAACTGCGATGATACAG GCCAGAGGCAGAGCTCGTGCCGAAAATAGCTGTTATTCCTTTTTGGCCAAAACGGGGAGCAGAGAAACGCGGAGGGAGAAAACCAATGAATATTTAGAGACGCTGATGGGAGAGGCGATAAAACATGTGCAGAACATGCCAGCTGCAGAGTATGCACGGAAG ATTAATAAACTGCAAATGGAGTCCATCATTAGTCGCAAGCTAAAGAACGAAAAGAAGAAGGAGTTGAAGAACTTATTCAAACCTGAGGACGTCCTCTTTTATTGCAAGGGTTGTGATGCGGCCGTGGCCTGCGGGAGTGACTTTCGTACCGTAGAAAAGACGCATCACGTCAACGTCAACTCGAACTTTGA AATCTATTACCAAGTCTCCGAGGGGTCCGTGGTTCTTGATAAACAAATGGCGGACTGGCGTCCAGGACGGAGGGTCCGATGCCACTGTGGCCAG ccGTGGGGAATGGAAATGATTTACAAGGCGGTGACTCTTCCCATCATTCCCATCAAGAGTTTTGTGTTGCAAACTCCCAAAGGGAGAAGGCCGGTTGAGCATTGGAAGGACGCCCCGTTCCCCGTGGAGGAGTTTGATTACGAGCTGCACTGTCTGGAGAAGTTTCCGCATCTCTTTAATGACGACAGCGACTGA
- the DHX58 gene encoding ATP-dependent RNA helicase DHX58 isoform X2, with amino-acid sequence MELHDYQWKVIAPALEGKNIIIWLPTGSGKTRAALYVAMRHLEIKRNAKVAMIVNKVHLVHQHYSNEFQPLLKDKFRVISVSGDNGEEKFFFSQIVKENDVVICTAQILQNALTDDCKEKHVELTDFTLLIIDECHHTHKDGVYNKLMEGYLERKLRQERNLPQILGLTASPGTGRATGFEKAVDHILQICANLDTWKIMSAETQSIDTETKNKQPNKQYDLVTERGQDPFGDKLRDLMREIHNYLQDLDFCYSDFGTQIYEQKIVELEKEGCVEGNRKKRTCALHLRKYNDSLFAHDTVRMIDAFELLDNFYQEEKSIRTLEDPSERFLIQLFCDNRATLLALAKDLKFENPKLKKLEEILQERFQSSSGSRGIIFTKTRQSTHNLHDWIIANASLREIGIKTAALTGAGASNQTKHMTQKQQKEVIERFRHGHLNLLISTSVAEEGLDIPQCNIVVRYGLMTNETAMIQARGRARAENSCYSFLAKTGSRETRREKTNEYLETLMGEAIKHVQNMPAAEYARKINKLQMESIISRKLKNEKKKELKNLFKPEDVLFYCKGCDAAVACGSDFRTVEKTHHVNVNSNFE; translated from the exons ATGGAGCTGCATGATTACCAGTGGAAGGTGATTGCCCCTGCTCTTGAGGGCAAGAATATCATAATCTGGCTTCCGACAGGCAGTGGCAAGACCAGAGCGGCGCTGTACGTAGCAATGAGACATCTTGAGATAAAGAGGAACGCCAAGGTGGCCATGATTGTGAACAAG GTACATCTAGTACATCAGCATTACAGCAATGAATTCCAGCCTCTTCTCAAGGACAAATTCAGGGTCATCTCTGTTAGTGGGGACAACGGGGAGGAAAAGTTCTTCTTTTCTCAAATAGTGAAGGAGAATGATGTCGTCATCTGTACAGCTCAGATCTTGCAAAATGCACTGACAGATGATTGTAAAGAGAAGCATGTGGAACTGACAG ATTTCACATTGTTAATCATCGATGAGTGTCACCATACGCACAAAGACGGCGTTTATAACAAACTAATGGAAGGTTACCTCGAGAGAAAGTTAAGGCAAGAGAGGAACCTGCCTCAGATTCTAGGACTTACGGCGTCTCCCGGTACCGGCAGAGCCACCGGCTTCGAGAAGGCCGTAGATCATATTCTGCAG ATCTGTGCCAACCTGGACACTTGGAAGATAATGTCGGCAGAGACCCAAAGTATCGACACGGAAACCAAAAACAAGCAGCCAAACAAGCAGTACGACCTAGTCACAGAACGGGGGCAG GATCCTTTTGGAGATAAGTTGAGGGATCTTATGAGAGAGATCCATAATTATCTACAAGACCTTGATTTCTGCTACTCAGACTTCGGCACACAGATATACGAACAAAAAATCGTGGAGCTGGAAAAAGAAG GTTGCGTGGAGGGAAACAGGAAGAAGAGAACGTGCGCTTTGCACTTGCGCAAGTACAATGATTCTCTTTTCGCGCATGATACCGTAAGAATGATCGACGCCTTTGAGCTTCTGGACAACTTCTACCAGGAGGAGAAAAGCATCAGGACCTTAGAAGACCCCTCCGAGCGCTTTCTCATTCAGTTATTTTGTG ATAATCGTGCCACGTTGTTGGCGTTGGCCAAAGATCTCAAATTTGAAAACCCCAAGTTGAAGAAATTGGAGGAGATCCTTCAGGAACGATTCCAGTCCAGCTCCGGTTCCAGAGGCATCATCTTTACGAAAACACGGCAAAGCACCCACAACCTGCATGACTGGATCATCGCCAACGCGTCCCTGCGGGAAATCGGAATAAAAACAGCGGCATTGACAGGAGCAGGCGCTAGCAATCAGACCAAGCACATGACCCAA AAACAGCAGAAAGAGGTCATTGAAAGATTTCGCCACGGGCACCTAAACCTTCTGATCTCCACAAGCGTGGCAGAGGAAGGCTTAGATATCCCACAATGCAACATCGTTGTGCGCTACGGCCTGATGACGAATGAAACTGCGATGATACAG GCCAGAGGCAGAGCTCGTGCCGAAAATAGCTGTTATTCCTTTTTGGCCAAAACGGGGAGCAGAGAAACGCGGAGGGAGAAAACCAATGAATATTTAGAGACGCTGATGGGAGAGGCGATAAAACATGTGCAGAACATGCCAGCTGCAGAGTATGCACGGAAG ATTAATAAACTGCAAATGGAGTCCATCATTAGTCGCAAGCTAAAGAACGAAAAGAAGAAGGAGTTGAAGAACTTATTCAAACCTGAGGACGTCCTCTTTTATTGCAAGGGTTGTGATGCGGCCGTGGCCTGCGGGAGTGACTTTCGTACCGTAGAAAAGACGCATCACGTCAACGTCAACTCGAACTTTGAGTGA